One Cricetulus griseus strain 17A/GY chromosome 5, alternate assembly CriGri-PICRH-1.0, whole genome shotgun sequence genomic window carries:
- the Ro60 gene encoding 60 kDa SS-A/Ro ribonucleoprotein gives MEESANQLQPLSESQVANSEGGYVWQVTDMNRLHRFLCFGSEGGTYYIKEQKLGLENAEALIRLIEDGRGCEVIQEIKSFSQEGRTAKQEPLLFALAICSQCSDIKTKQAAFKAVPEVCRIPTHLFTFIQFKKDLKQSMKCGMWGRALRKAVADWYNEKGGMAIALAVTKYKQRNGWSHKDLLRLSHLKPSSEGLAVVTKYITKGWKEVHELYREKALSVETEKLLKYLEAVEKVKRTKDELEVIHLIEEHQLVREHLLTNHLKSKEVWKALLQEMPLTALLRNLGKMTANSVLEPGNSEVSLVCEKLCNEKLLKKARIHPFHVLIALETYRTGHGLRGKLKWTPDKEILQALDTAFYKTFKTVEPTGKRFLLAVDVSASMNQRVLGNILNASTVAAAMCMVVTRTEKESSIVAFACDMVPFPVTTDMTLQQVLTAMNKVPAGSTDCSLPMIWAQKTNTAADVFIVFTDNETYAGQVHPAVALREYRKKMNIPAKLIVCGMTSNGFTIADPDDRGMLDMCGFDTSALDVIRNFTLDVI, from the exons atggaagagtCTGCAAACCAGTTGCAGCCACTGAGTGAGAGCCAAGTAGCCAACTCTGAGGGCGGATACGTATGGCAGGTCACAGACATGAACCGACTGCACCGCTTCTTGTGTTTTGGTTCTGAAGGTGGCACCTACTATATCAAAGAACAGAAGCTAGGTCTTGAAAATGCTGAAGCCTTAATTAGATTGATTGAAGACGGCAGAGGATGTGAAGTGATACAGGAAATCAAGTCATTTAGTCAGGAAGGCAGAACTGCCAAACAAGAGCCATTGCTGTTTGCCCTTGCCATTTGTTCCCAGTGTTCAGacataaagacaaaacaagcaGCATTTAAAGCTGTTCCTGAAGTTTGCCGCATCCCAACCCATCTCTTCACTTTTATCCAGTTTAAGAAAGATCTGAAGCAAAGCATGAAATGTGGTATGTGGGGCCGTGCCCTCCGGAAGGCTGTTGCAGACTGGTATAATGAAAAAGGTGGCATGGCCATTGCCCTGGCAGTAACAAAGTATAAGCAAAGAAATGGCTGGTCTCACAAAGATCTCTTAAGACTGTCACATCTTAAACCTTCCAGTGAAG GCCTTGCTGTTGTAACCAAATATATTACAAAGGGCTGGAAGGAAGTCCATGAACTGTATAGAGAAAAAGCACTTTCTGTGGAGACTGAAAAACTATTGAAGTATctggaggctgtggagaaagTGAAGCGAACAAAAGATGAGCTGGAAGTCATTCATCTAATTGAAGAACACCAGTTAGTTAGGGAACATCTGCTCACAAATCACTTGAAGTCTAAAGAG GTATGGAAGGCTTTGTTACAAGAAATGCCCCTTACTGCACTACTGAGGAATCTGGGAAAGATGACCGCTAATTCAGTGCTTGAACCAGGAAATTCTGAAGTATCTTTAGTATGTGAAAAACTATGCAATGAAAAATTGCTCAAAAAG GCTCGTATACATCCATTTCATGTTCTAATTGCATTAGAAACCTACAGAACAGGCCATGGACTCAGAGGTAAACTGAAGTGGACTCCCGATAAAGAAATTTTGCAAGCATTGGACACtgctttttataaaacatttaag acgGTTGAGCCGACTGGGAAGCGTTTCTTGCTAGCTGTTGATGTCAGTGCTTCCATGAACCAGAGGGTTTTGGGTAATATACTCAATGCTAGTACTGTTGCTGCCGCAATGTGCATG GTGGTCACACGAACAGAAAAAGAGTCTTCAATAGTTGCTTTTGCATGTGATATGGTTCCGTTTCCTGTGACTACAGACATGACCTTACAGCAGGTTTTAACAGCTATGAATAAA GTTCCAGCCGGTAGCACTGATTGCTCTCTTCCAATGATCTGGGCCCAGAAGACGAACACAGCTGCCGATGTCTTCATTGTATTCACTGATAACGAGACCTATGCTGGACAGGTGCATCCTGCTGTTGCTCTGAGGGAGTACCGAAAG AAAATGAATATTCCTGCTAAATTGATTGTTTGTGGGATGACATCAAATGGTTTTACCATCGCAGACCCAGATGATAGAGGCATGTTGGATATGTGTGGCTTTGATACTTCGGCTCTGGATGTGATTCGAAATTTCACATTGGATGTCATTTAA